A genomic stretch from Gorilla gorilla gorilla isolate KB3781 chromosome 20, NHGRI_mGorGor1-v2.1_pri, whole genome shotgun sequence includes:
- the CA11 gene encoding carbonic anhydrase-related protein 11 has product MGAAARLSAPRALVLWAALGAAAHIGPAPDPEDWWSYKDNLQGNFVPGPPFWGLVNAAWSLCAVGKRQSPVDVELKRVLYDPFLPPLRLSTGGEKLRGTLYNTGRHVSFLPAPRPVVNVSGGPLLYSHRLSELRLLFGARDGAGSEHQINHQGFSAEVQLIHFNQELYGNFSAASRGPNGLAILSLFVNVASTSNPFLSRLLNRDTITRISYKNDAYFLQDLSLELLFPESFGFITYQGSLSTPPCSETVTWILIDRALNITSLQMHSLRLLSQNPPSQIFQSLSGNSRPLQPLAHRALRGNRDPRHPERRCRGPNYRLHVDGVPHGR; this is encoded by the exons ATGGGGGCTGCAGCTCGTCTGAGCGCCCCTCGAGCGCTGGTACTCTGGGCTGCACTGGGGGCAGCAG CTCACATCGGACCAGCACCTGACCCCGAGGACTGGTGGAGCTACAAGGATAATCTCCAGGGAAACTTCGTGCCAG GGCCTCCTTTCTGGGGCCTGGTGAATGCAGCGTGGAGTCTGTGTGCTGTGGGGAAGCGGCAGAGCCCCGTGGATGTGGAGCTGAAGAGGGTTCTTTATGACCCCTTTCTGCCCCCATTAAGACTCAGCACTGGAGGAGAGAAG CTCCGGGGAACCTTGTACAACACCGGCCGACATGTCTCCTTCCTGCCTGCACCCCGACCTGTGGTCAATGTGTCTGGAGGTCCCCTCCTTTACAGCCACCGACTCAGTGAACTGCGGCTGCTGTTTGGAGCTCGCGACGGAGCCGGCTCGGAACATCAGATCAACCACCAGGGCTTCTCTGCTGAG GTGCAGCTCATTCACTTCAACCAGGAACTCTACGGGAATTTCAGCGCTGCCTCCCGCGGCCCCAATGGCCTGGCCATTCTCAGCCTCTTTGTCAAC GTTGCCAGTACCTCTAACCCATTCCTCAGTCGCCTCCTTAACCGCGACACCATCACTCGCATCTCCTACAAGA ATGATGCCTACTTTCTTCAAGACCTGAGCCTGGAACTCCTGTTCCCTGAATCCTTCGGCTTCATCACCTATCAGGGCTCTCTCAGCACCCCGCCCTGCTCCGAGACTGTCACCTGGATCCTCATTGACCGGGCCCTCAATATCACCTCCCTTCAG ATGCACTCCCTGAGACTCCTGAGCCAGAATCCTCCATCCCAGATCTTCCAGAGCCTCAGCGGTAACAGCCGGCCCCTGCAGCCCTTGGCCCACAGGGCACTGAGGGGCAACAGGGACCCCCGGCACCCCGAGAGGCGCTGCCGAGGCCCCAACTACCGCCTGCATG TGGATGGTGTCCCCCATGGTCGCTGA
- the DBP gene encoding D site-binding protein encodes MARPVSDRTPAPLLLGGPAGTPPGGGALLGLRSLLQGTSKPKEPASCLLKEKERKAALPAATTPGPGLETAGPADAPAGAVVGGGSPRGRPGPVPAPGLLAPLLWERTLPFGDVEYVDLDAFLLEHGLPPSPPPPGGPSPEPSPARTPAPSPGPGSCGSASPRSSPGHAPARAALGTASGHRAGLTSRDTPSPVDPDTVEVLMTFEPDPADLALSSIPGHETFDPRRHRFSEEELKPQPIMKKARKIQVPEEQKDEKYWSRRYKNNEAAKRSRDARRLKENQISVRAAFLEKENALLRQEVVAVRQELSHYRAVLSRYQAQHGAL; translated from the exons ATGGCGCGGCCTGTGAGCGACAGGACCCCGGCCCCTCTGCTGCTGGGCGGCCCGGCCGGGACACCCCCTGGCGGGGGAGCGCTGCTTGGGCTGCGGAGCCTTCTGCAGGGGACCAGCAAGCCCAAAGAGCCGGCCAGCT GTCTCCTGAAGGAAAAGGAGCGCAAGGCGGCCCTGCCTGCAGCCACAACCCCTGGGCCAGGCCTGGAGACTGCGGGCCCGGCGGATGCCCCGGCTGGGGCAGTGGTGGGCGGCGGGTCCCCGCGGGGGCGCCCGGGGCCGGTGCCCGCGCCGGGTCTGTTGGCGCCACTGCTGTGGGAGCGCACGCTGCCGTTCGGCGATGTGGAGTACGTAGACCTGGACGCCTTCCTGCTGGAGCACGGGCTCCCGCCCAGCCCGCCGCCCCCCGGTGGCCCGTCGCCGGAGCCGTCGCCCGCGCGGACGCCCGCACCCTCCCCAGGGCCGGGTTCGTGCGGCTCGGCTTCCCCCCGCTCCTCTCCTGGGCACGCCCCCGCCCGGGCTGCCCTCGGGACCGCCAGCGGCCACCGCGCAG GCCTGACCTCTCGGGACACACCCAGCCCTGTGGACCCAGACACCGTGGAGGTGTTGATGACCTTTGAACCCGACCCAGCTGATCTTGCCCTATCAAGCATTCCTGGCCACGAGACCTTTGACCCTCGAAGACATCGCTTCTCAGAAGAGGAACTTAAGCCCCAGCCAATCATGAAGAAGGCAAGGAAAATCCAGGTGCCAGAGGAGCAGAAG GATGAGAAATACTGGAGCCGGCGGTACAAGAACAACGAGGCAGCCAAGCGGTCCCGTGACGCCCGGCGGCTCAAGGAGAACCAGATATCGGTGCGGGCGGCCTTCCTGGAGAAGGAGAACGCCCTGCTGCGGCAGGAAGTGGTGGCCGTGCGCCAGGAGCTGTCCCACTACCGCGCCGTGCTGTCCCGATACCAGGCCCAGCACGGGGCCCTGTGA